AATCTGCTGATCGGCGCCAATGCCGATGCCACCGGCACCCGAGTACAGGACACCGCGCTGGTGGTGTCGCTGGTGCTGGCACTGTTCGCCATCGTCTTCGGTACGCGCAGCCTGGACGTCACCGAACACCACCGGGGCATGGTCCTGGCGATTGCCTTCGAATCGATGATCAAGCTGCTGGCGTTCCTCGCCGTCGGCGTGTTCGTGGTGTTCAACCTGTACGACGGCTTTGACGACCTGTTCACCCAGGCCCGCCAGTCGGTACAGCTCGACAGCTACTGGCAGGAGACCATCAACTGGCCGTCGATGGTGGTGCAGACCGCCGTGGCCATGATGGCGATCATCTGCTTGCCGCGGCAGTTCCACGTCACCGTGGTGGAGAACATCGAACCCCAGGACATGCGCCTGGCGCGCTGGGTATTCCCGATGTACCTGGCGCTGGCCGCGCTGTTCGTGGTGCCCATCGCCCTGGCCGGGCAGATGCTGCTGCCCGGCACGGTGATTTCCGACTCCTTCGTGATCAGCCTGCCGCTGGCCGAAGCGCACCCGAGCCTGGCGCTACTGGCCTTCATTGGCGGTGCCTCGGCTGCCACCGGCATGGTCATCGTCGAGGCCGTGGCGCTGTCGACCATGGTGTCCAACGACATGCTGTTGCCGTGGCTGCTGCGCCGCAACAATGCCGAACGACCGTTCGAGGCCTTCCGCCACTGGATGCTGTCGGTGCGCCGGGTGACCATCGTGGTCATCCTGCTACTGGCCTACGTCAGCTATCGCCTGCTCGGCTCCACGGCGAGCCTGGCGACCATCGGCCAGATCGCCTTCGCCGCCGTCACCCAGCTCACTCCGGCCATGCTCGGGGCGCTGTACTGGAAGCAAGCCAACCGCCGTGGCGTGTTCGCAGGCCTCGCGGCAGGCATCTTCCTCTGGTTCTATACACTGGTGCTGCCAATCACCGCGCACAGCCTGGGCTGGTCACTGCAGCTGTTCCCCGGCCTGGCCTGGCTGCACGGCAACCCGCTGAACCTGCCCATCACGCCCCTTACCCAAGGTGTGGTGCTGTCGCTGGCCGGCAACTTCACGCTGTTCGCCTGGGTTTCGATGCTGTCGCGCACCCGCGTGTCGGAGCACTGGCAGGCCGGCCGCTTCATTGGCCAGCAGACCAGCGCCCGGCCGAGCAGCAAACCGCTGCTGGCGGTGCAGATCGACGACCTGCTGACCCTCGCCTCGCGCTTCGTCGGTGAAGAGCGCGCACGCCAGAGCTTCATCCGCTTCGCCTACCGCCAGGGCAAGGGCTTCAACCCCAACCAGAACGCCGACGGCGACTGGATCGAGCACACCGAGCGGCTACTCGCCGGCGTGCTGGGCACCTCCTCGACCCGCGCCGTGGTCAAGGCGGCGATCGAAGGCCGCGACATGCAGCTTGAAGATGTGGTGCGCATCGCCGACGAGGCCAGCGAGGTGCTGCAGTTCAACCGCGCACTGCTGCAAGGGGCCATCGAGAACATCAACCAGGGCATCAGCGTGGTCGACCAGAACCTGCACCTGGTGGCCTGGAACCGCCGTTACCTGGAGCTGTTCAACTACCCTGACGGGCTGATCAGCGTCGGCCGGCCGATCGCTGACATCATCCGCTACAACGCCGAACGCGGCCTGTGCGGCCCAGGCGAAGCCCAGGTGCACGTGGCCCGGCGCCTGCATTGGATGCGTCAGGGCCGGGCGCACTCCTCGGAGCGGCTATTCCCCAATGGCCGGGTGATCGAGC
The Pseudomonas sp. KU43P genome window above contains:
- a CDS encoding hybrid sensor histidine kinase/response regulator, with the translated sequence MSLSSGLIAVVALAYMAIMFAIAFYGDRRSTPLPPRLRAWVYSLSLAVYCTSWTFFGAVGQAAEQLWAFLPIYLGPILLLIFAPWVLQKMVLISKQQNITSIADFIAARYGKSQTLAVVVALICLVGVLPYIALQLKGIVLGVNLLIGANADATGTRVQDTALVVSLVLALFAIVFGTRSLDVTEHHRGMVLAIAFESMIKLLAFLAVGVFVVFNLYDGFDDLFTQARQSVQLDSYWQETINWPSMVVQTAVAMMAIICLPRQFHVTVVENIEPQDMRLARWVFPMYLALAALFVVPIALAGQMLLPGTVISDSFVISLPLAEAHPSLALLAFIGGASAATGMVIVEAVALSTMVSNDMLLPWLLRRNNAERPFEAFRHWMLSVRRVTIVVILLLAYVSYRLLGSTASLATIGQIAFAAVTQLTPAMLGALYWKQANRRGVFAGLAAGIFLWFYTLVLPITAHSLGWSLQLFPGLAWLHGNPLNLPITPLTQGVVLSLAGNFTLFAWVSMLSRTRVSEHWQAGRFIGQQTSARPSSKPLLAVQIDDLLTLASRFVGEERARQSFIRFAYRQGKGFNPNQNADGDWIEHTERLLAGVLGTSSTRAVVKAAIEGRDMQLEDVVRIADEASEVLQFNRALLQGAIENINQGISVVDQNLHLVAWNRRYLELFNYPDGLISVGRPIADIIRYNAERGLCGPGEAQVHVARRLHWMRQGRAHSSERLFPNGRVIELIGNPMPGGGFVMSFTDITPFREAEQALRDSNEGLEQRVAERTHELSQLNQALSEAKSQAEAVSKSKTRFLAAVSHDLMQPLNAARLFSAALSQQAEGMNEEAQQLVQHMDSSLRSAEELISDLLDISRLENGKITPDAKPFALNDLFDTLGAEFKVLAAEKGLEFRLRGSRLRIDSDMKLLRRVLQNFLTNALRYGKSPILLGVRRQGEHLWLEVWDRGPGIADDKLQVIFQEFKRLDSHQTRAEKGLGLGLAIADGLCRVLGHRLEVRSWPGKGTVFRVNVPIARQAAAVPSAPVEQASQPLAGLQVLCIDNEDSILIGMNSLLSRWGCQVWTARNRAECEALLAKGMRPHLALVDYHLDDGETGTELMGWLRARLGEPVPGVVISADGSKETLATVHAAGLDYLAKPVKPAALRALLNRHLSLVQ